The Mauremys reevesii isolate NIE-2019 unplaced genomic scaffold, ASM1616193v1 Contig1, whole genome shotgun sequence genome includes a region encoding these proteins:
- the LOC120392498 gene encoding protein Bouncer-like: MGKALLLGLAALACASLGAALQCLKCDFTAFNAPCDLSPVTCPAGQLCATVRGHAAGHKTIVRKNCLDEVKCSTQDTATWASVTYATSYTCCQGDFCN, encoded by the exons ATGGGCAAAGCTCTGCTCCTGGGCCTGGCCgctctggcctgtgccagcctgg GCGCGGCCCTGCAGTGCCTGAAATGCGACTTCACCGCGTTCAACGCCCCCTGTGACCTCAGCCCGGTCACCTGCCCGGCCGGGCAGCTCTGCGCCACCGTCCGGGGCCACGCAG ccggCCACAAGACGATTGTGCGGAAGAACTGCCTGGACGAGGTGAAATGCAGCACCCAGGACACGGCGACCTGGGCCAGCGTCACCTACGCCACCTCCTACACCTGCTGCCAGGGCGACTTCTGCAATTAG
- the LY6G6C gene encoding lymphocyte antigen 6 complex locus protein G6c, with amino-acid sequence MSNVLLRAVSLLLCCALAHGLICRVCEFQVGKLCFHSRSPCTAQGQQVCETTKAYIGKVPLFSKYGCSRTRETCNMTEQKDAVFEVSYNRTCCESDLCNAAGPPRAAGLPLLSGLGALLGWWLLK; translated from the exons ATGAGCAACGTTCTGCTCCGGGCCGTGTCCCTGCTGCTCTGCTGTGCCCTGG CTCACGGCCTCATCTGCCGGGTCTGCGAGTTCCAGGTGGGCAAACTCTGCTTCCACTCCCGCAGCCCCTGCACGGCGCAGGGCCAGCAAGTCTGCGAGACCACCAAGGCCTACATTG GCAAGGTCCCGCTGTTCTCCAAGTATGGCTGCAGCCGGACCCGCGAGACCTGCAACATGACGGAGCAGAAAGACGCCGTCTTCGAGGTCAGCTACAATCGGACCTGCTGCGAGAGCGACCTGTGCAACGCTGCTGGGCCCCCCCGGGCCGCCGGGCTccccctgctctctgggctgggagCCCTGCTGGGGTGGTGGCTGCTGAAAtag
- the LOC120392496 gene encoding protein Bouncer-like, which yields MGRVILLCLAALSFVGIGAALQCLKCDFTIFGIPCHTTTVTCQDNQLCAIIRGRAAGHKLIMKKNCVDKGKCHTNDNSTLAGITYSTSYECCEGEFCNSAAGAGAQLSLAVGLAVLGAWLARGL from the exons ATGGGCAGAGTCATCCTTCTGTGCCTGGCCGCGCTGAGCTTTGTCGGGATCG GAGCGGCCCTGCAGTGCCTGAAATGCGACTTCACCATATTTGGCATCCCCTGCCACACCACCACCGTCACCTGCCAGGACAACCAGCTCTGCGCCATCATCCGGGGCCGCGCAG CCGGCCACAAGCTGATCATGAAGAAGAACTGCGTTGACAAGGGGAAATGCCACACCAACGACAACTCGACCTTAGCCGGCATCACCTACAGCACCTCCTACGAGTGCTGCGAGGGCGAATTCTGCAACTCGGCCGCGGGTGCCGGGGCCCAGCTCTCCCTGGCTGTAGGCCTGGCCGTGCTGGGGGCCTGGCTCGCCCGGGGCCTCTAA